In Bradysia coprophila strain Holo2 unplaced genomic scaffold, BU_Bcop_v1 contig_350, whole genome shotgun sequence, a genomic segment contains:
- the LOC119080969 gene encoding peroxisomal membrane protein 2 — translation MALSRPIYNLLGLYFEQLFNHPLRTKSITSSVLATSANYASQRIGGGKSINKNTLVAYGMFGLVFGGSFPHYFYKYVEEFLQNAGKAKQMYLFLIERLVFAPVYQALSLYFLSRFEGNNHDFAFKNLCKLYWPLLTTNWKYLSLLVFINVKFVPPMLRVLFGNLIGFFWVLFVASKRRKAAEATAAAN, via the exons atggcTTTATCACGACCGATTTACAATTTGCTCGGCCTTTATTTCGAACAACTTTTCAATCATCCATTGCGAACAAAGTCCATCACAAG ttcggTACTAGCAACATCAGCCAATTATGCATCCCAAAGAATTGGTGGTGGGAAATCGATTAACAAAAATACTCTAGTGGCTTATGGAATGTTTGG GCTAGTATTCGGAGGGTCCTTTCCTCACTACTTCTACAAATACGTCGAAGAGTTTCTGCAGAACGCTGGCAAAGCGAAGCAGatgtatttgtttttaatcGAACGGCTAGTATTCGCTCCAGTGTATCAAGCCTTGTCGCTTTACTTTCTCTCGCGATTCGAAGGAAACAATCATGATTTTGCGTTCAAGAATTTATGTAAACTATACTGGCCACTGTTGACAACAAACTGGAAATATCTGTCCTTGCTTGTGTTCATCAACGTGAAATTCGTGCCACCAATG CTTCGTGTCCTGTTTGGCAATTTGATTGGATTCTTCTGGGTCCTGTTTGTAGCCAGCAAACGTCGTAAGGCGGCCGAAGCAACAGCAGCTGCTAATTAG